One Meles meles chromosome 13, mMelMel3.1 paternal haplotype, whole genome shotgun sequence DNA segment encodes these proteins:
- the PKD2L1 gene encoding polycystic kidney disease 2-like 1 protein isoform X1, which yields MNAVESPEGQELQKMGSGAWDNPAYSGPTSPHGTLRICTISSAVPLQPQPKKPEDEPQEKAYRTLASSCCFQICRGIRGLWGTTLTENTAENRELYVKTTLRELLVYIMFLVDICLLTYGMTSSSAYYYTKVMSELFLHTPSDTGVSFQAISSMADFWDFAQGPLLDSLYWTKWYNNQSLGHGSHSFIYYENLLLGVPRLRQLRVRNDSCVVHEDFREDILSCYDVYSPDKEERLPFGPLNGTAWTYHSQDELGGSSHWGRLTSYSGGGYYLDLPGSRQASAEALQDLQEGLWLDRGTRVVFIDFSVYNANINLFCVLRLVVEFPATGGAIPSWQIRTVKLIRYVSTWDFFIIGCEVIFCIFIFYYVVEEILELHIHRLRYLSSIWNILDLVVILLSIVAVGFHIFRTLEVNRLMGKLLQQPNMYADFEFLAFWQTQYNNMNAVNLFFAWIKIFKYISFNKTMTQLSSTLARCAKDILGFAVMFFIVFFAYAQLGYLLFGTQVENFSTFIKCIFTQFRIILGDFDYNAIDNANRILGPAYFVTYVFFVFFVLLNMFLAIINDTYSEVKEELAGQKDELQLSDLLKQGYNKTLLRLRLRKEQVSDVQKVLQGGEQEIQFEDFTNTLRELGHTEHEITELTAAFTRFDQDGNHILDKKEQEQMQQDLEDKRVALNAEIENLGRSIASSPPDELGPEATRAGGWVSGEEFCILTRRVLQLETVLEGVMCQVDAVGSKLKILERKGQLASSPGTGDQDIWEQQQPTPAVTPDPWGVQGGQESGAGGGLKHQTAGSSLITSPETSSGHVFHF from the exons ATGAATGCTGTGGAAAGTCCCGAGGGGCAAGAGCTCCAAAAGATGGGGAGTGGAGCCTGGGACAACCCTGCCTACAGTGGTCCCACATCCCCACATGGGACACTGAGGATCTGCACCATCTCCAGTGCGGTGCCCCTCCAGCCCCAACCCAAAAAGCCTGAAGATGAACCCCAGGAGAAGGCATATAGGACCCTGGCATCCAGCTGCTGCTTCCAGATCTGTCGTGGCATCAGAG GACTTTGGGGAACAACCCTGACTGAGAACACAGCTGAGAACCGGGAGCTTTATGTCAAGACCACCCTCAGGGAGCTGCTAGTATACATCATGTTCCTGGTGGACATCTGTCTTT TGACCTATGGAATGACAAGCTCCAGTGCCTATTATTACACCAAAGTGATGTCCGAGCTCTTCTTACATACCCCGTCAGACACCGGAGTCTCCTTCCAGGCCATCAGCAGCATGGCGGACTTCTGGGAT TTTGCCCAGGGCCCACTACTGGACAGTTTGTATTGGACCAAATGGTACAACAACCAGAGCCTGGGCCATGGCTCCCACTCCTTCATCTACTATGAGAACCTGCTGCTGGGGGTTCCAAGGCTACGGCAGCTGAGGGTACGCAATGACTCCTGTGTGGTCCATGAGGACTTCCGTGAGGACATTTTGAGCTGCTACGACGTCTATTCTCCAGACAAGGAAGAGCGTCTCCCCTTTGGGCCTCTCAATGGCACAGC GTGGACATACCATTCACAGGATGAGCTGGGGGGCTCCTCTCACTGGGGCCGGTTGACAAGCTATAGTGGAGGTGGCTACTATCTGGACCTTCCAGGATCTCGGCAGGCCAGTGCAGAGGCACTTCAGGACCTTCAGGAGGGCCTATGGCTGGACAGGGGCACTCGCGTGGTCTTCATCGACTTCTCAGTCTACAATGCTAACATaaatcttttctgtgttttgag acTGGTGGTAGAGTTTCCAGCTACAGGAGGTGCCATCCCATCCTGGCAAATTCGCACAGTTAAGCTGATCCGCTATGTCAGCACCTGGGACTTCTTTATCATTGGCTGTGAAGTCATCTTCTGCATCTTCATCTTCTACTATGTGGTAGAGGAGATTCTGGAGCTCCATATCCACCGGCTTCGTTACCTCAGCAGCATCTGGAACATTCTGGACCTGGTGGTTATCTTG CTATCCATTGTGGCTGTGGGCTTCCACATATTCCGAACCCTTGAGGTGAATCGGCTGATGGGGAAGCTCCTGCAGCAGCCAAACATGTATGCTGACTTTGAGTTCCTCGCCTTCTGGCAGACACAATACAACAACATGAATGCTGTGAACCTCTTCTTTGCCTGGATCAAG ATATTCAAGTACATCAGCTTCAACAAAACCATGACACAGCTCTCCTCCACGCTGGCCCGCTGTGCCAAGGACATCCTGGGCTTTGCTGTCATGTTCTTCATTGTATTCTTTGCCTACGCCCAACTCGGCTACCTGCTTTTTGGAACCCAAGTGGAAAACTTTAGTACTTTCATCAAGTGCAT TTTCACTCAGTTCCGGATCATCCTTGGGGACTTTGACTACAATGCTATTGACAATGCCAACCGCATCCTGGGACCTGCCTACTTTGTCACCTatgtcttctttgtcttcttcgtGCTCCTG AACATGTTCCTGGCCATCATCAATGACACATATTCAGAGGTCAAGGAAGAGTTGGCTGGACAGAAGGATGAGCTGCAACTTTCTGACCTCCTGAAACAG gGCTACAACAAGACCCTACTGAGGCTCCGTTTGAGGAAAGAGCAGGTTTCAGATGTACAGAAGGTCCtgcagggtggggagcaggagatCCAGTTTGAGGATTTCACCAACACCTTGAGGGA ACTTGGGCACACAGAGCATGAAATCACTGAGCTCACAGCCGCCTTCACCAGGTTTGATCAAGATGGGAATCACATCCTGGacaagaaagagcaagaacaaaTGCAACAGGACCTGGAGGACAAGAGG GTGGCCCTCAACGCCGAGATTGAGAACCTGGGCCGGTCCATTGCGAGTAGCCCACCAGACGAGTTGGGTCCAGAGGCTACCAGAGCAGGTGGCTGGGTTTCAGGAGAAGAATTCTGCAT ACTCACAAGGAGAGTTCTTCAGTTGGAGACTGTTCTGGAAGGAGTCATGTGCCAGGTGGATGCTGTGGGCTCAAAACTAAAGATACTGGAGAGGAAGGGGCAGCTAGCTTCCTCCCCAGGCACG GGGGATCAAGACATTTGGGAGCAACAACAGCCAACCCCAGCTGTGACTCCAGACCCCTGGGGAGTCCAGGGTGGGCAGGAGAGTGGTGCGGGAGGGGGCCTAAAGCATCAGACAGCAGGCTCCTCTCTCATTACCTCCCCAGAGACATCCTCAGGACATGTCTTCCACTTCTAG
- the PKD2L1 gene encoding polycystic kidney disease 2-like 1 protein isoform X2 has product MNPRRRHIGPWHPAAASRSVVASEASLPCPLGLWGTTLTENTAENRELYVKTTLRELLVYIMFLVDICLLTYGMTSSSAYYYTKVMSELFLHTPSDTGVSFQAISSMADFWDFAQGPLLDSLYWTKWYNNQSLGHGSHSFIYYENLLLGVPRLRQLRVRNDSCVVHEDFREDILSCYDVYSPDKEERLPFGPLNGTAWTYHSQDELGGSSHWGRLTSYSGGGYYLDLPGSRQASAEALQDLQEGLWLDRGTRVVFIDFSVYNANINLFCVLRLVVEFPATGGAIPSWQIRTVKLIRYVSTWDFFIIGCEVIFCIFIFYYVVEEILELHIHRLRYLSSIWNILDLVVILLSIVAVGFHIFRTLEVNRLMGKLLQQPNMYADFEFLAFWQTQYNNMNAVNLFFAWIKIFKYISFNKTMTQLSSTLARCAKDILGFAVMFFIVFFAYAQLGYLLFGTQVENFSTFIKCIFTQFRIILGDFDYNAIDNANRILGPAYFVTYVFFVFFVLLNMFLAIINDTYSEVKEELAGQKDELQLSDLLKQGYNKTLLRLRLRKEQVSDVQKVLQGGEQEIQFEDFTNTLRELGHTEHEITELTAAFTRFDQDGNHILDKKEQEQMQQDLEDKRVALNAEIENLGRSIASSPPDELGPEATRAGGWVSGEEFCILTRRVLQLETVLEGVMCQVDAVGSKLKILERKGQLASSPGTGDQDIWEQQQPTPAVTPDPWGVQGGQESGAGGGLKHQTAGSSLITSPETSSGHVFHF; this is encoded by the exons ATGAACCCCAGGAGAAGGCATATAGGACCCTGGCATCCAGCTGCTGCTTCCAGATCTGTCGTGGCATCAGAG GCATCTCTCCCATGTCCCTTAGGACTTTGGGGAACAACCCTGACTGAGAACACAGCTGAGAACCGGGAGCTTTATGTCAAGACCACCCTCAGGGAGCTGCTAGTATACATCATGTTCCTGGTGGACATCTGTCTTT TGACCTATGGAATGACAAGCTCCAGTGCCTATTATTACACCAAAGTGATGTCCGAGCTCTTCTTACATACCCCGTCAGACACCGGAGTCTCCTTCCAGGCCATCAGCAGCATGGCGGACTTCTGGGAT TTTGCCCAGGGCCCACTACTGGACAGTTTGTATTGGACCAAATGGTACAACAACCAGAGCCTGGGCCATGGCTCCCACTCCTTCATCTACTATGAGAACCTGCTGCTGGGGGTTCCAAGGCTACGGCAGCTGAGGGTACGCAATGACTCCTGTGTGGTCCATGAGGACTTCCGTGAGGACATTTTGAGCTGCTACGACGTCTATTCTCCAGACAAGGAAGAGCGTCTCCCCTTTGGGCCTCTCAATGGCACAGC GTGGACATACCATTCACAGGATGAGCTGGGGGGCTCCTCTCACTGGGGCCGGTTGACAAGCTATAGTGGAGGTGGCTACTATCTGGACCTTCCAGGATCTCGGCAGGCCAGTGCAGAGGCACTTCAGGACCTTCAGGAGGGCCTATGGCTGGACAGGGGCACTCGCGTGGTCTTCATCGACTTCTCAGTCTACAATGCTAACATaaatcttttctgtgttttgag acTGGTGGTAGAGTTTCCAGCTACAGGAGGTGCCATCCCATCCTGGCAAATTCGCACAGTTAAGCTGATCCGCTATGTCAGCACCTGGGACTTCTTTATCATTGGCTGTGAAGTCATCTTCTGCATCTTCATCTTCTACTATGTGGTAGAGGAGATTCTGGAGCTCCATATCCACCGGCTTCGTTACCTCAGCAGCATCTGGAACATTCTGGACCTGGTGGTTATCTTG CTATCCATTGTGGCTGTGGGCTTCCACATATTCCGAACCCTTGAGGTGAATCGGCTGATGGGGAAGCTCCTGCAGCAGCCAAACATGTATGCTGACTTTGAGTTCCTCGCCTTCTGGCAGACACAATACAACAACATGAATGCTGTGAACCTCTTCTTTGCCTGGATCAAG ATATTCAAGTACATCAGCTTCAACAAAACCATGACACAGCTCTCCTCCACGCTGGCCCGCTGTGCCAAGGACATCCTGGGCTTTGCTGTCATGTTCTTCATTGTATTCTTTGCCTACGCCCAACTCGGCTACCTGCTTTTTGGAACCCAAGTGGAAAACTTTAGTACTTTCATCAAGTGCAT TTTCACTCAGTTCCGGATCATCCTTGGGGACTTTGACTACAATGCTATTGACAATGCCAACCGCATCCTGGGACCTGCCTACTTTGTCACCTatgtcttctttgtcttcttcgtGCTCCTG AACATGTTCCTGGCCATCATCAATGACACATATTCAGAGGTCAAGGAAGAGTTGGCTGGACAGAAGGATGAGCTGCAACTTTCTGACCTCCTGAAACAG gGCTACAACAAGACCCTACTGAGGCTCCGTTTGAGGAAAGAGCAGGTTTCAGATGTACAGAAGGTCCtgcagggtggggagcaggagatCCAGTTTGAGGATTTCACCAACACCTTGAGGGA ACTTGGGCACACAGAGCATGAAATCACTGAGCTCACAGCCGCCTTCACCAGGTTTGATCAAGATGGGAATCACATCCTGGacaagaaagagcaagaacaaaTGCAACAGGACCTGGAGGACAAGAGG GTGGCCCTCAACGCCGAGATTGAGAACCTGGGCCGGTCCATTGCGAGTAGCCCACCAGACGAGTTGGGTCCAGAGGCTACCAGAGCAGGTGGCTGGGTTTCAGGAGAAGAATTCTGCAT ACTCACAAGGAGAGTTCTTCAGTTGGAGACTGTTCTGGAAGGAGTCATGTGCCAGGTGGATGCTGTGGGCTCAAAACTAAAGATACTGGAGAGGAAGGGGCAGCTAGCTTCCTCCCCAGGCACG GGGGATCAAGACATTTGGGAGCAACAACAGCCAACCCCAGCTGTGACTCCAGACCCCTGGGGAGTCCAGGGTGGGCAGGAGAGTGGTGCGGGAGGGGGCCTAAAGCATCAGACAGCAGGCTCCTCTCTCATTACCTCCCCAGAGACATCCTCAGGACATGTCTTCCACTTCTAG